A genomic region of Columba livia isolate bColLiv1 breed racing homer chromosome 12, bColLiv1.pat.W.v2, whole genome shotgun sequence contains the following coding sequences:
- the UPF3B gene encoding regulator of nonsense transcripts 3B isoform X1: protein MKEDKENARPKERRGAAAGPGALLGAGTATGTDGRAGGAELDRLERPKDKKETLSKVVIRRLPPSLTKEQLEEHLQPLPEHDYFEFFANDSSLYPHMFSRAYINFKNQEDIVLFRDRFDGYVFVDHKGQEYAAIVEFAPFQKAAKKKSKKKDAKTGTIEDDPEYKKFLESYSADDEKLTSTPETLLEEIEARNKELIAKKTTPLLNFLKNKQRLREEKREERRRRELERKRQREEERRKWKEEERRKRKEAEKLKKVDRCPEKERDRSKEEPKIKLLKKPEKDEKDLEKKEKSKKLEKEALREEKNASSASAKRSDGETKEEKAKKSEDEYVKDYRDRDRDFERDREYERAQREKLRRQEEERRRQKERFEKEKVFRRKEEEVKKERDLLREKGKKSDLTDFTSSTDKSEKVTKDDKKEDTIKRDRIRNKDRPAMQLYQPGARSRSRLCQYEDSAAKPTDQGADKKQESETSTTKEEE, encoded by the exons ATGAAGGAGGACAAGGAGAACGCCAGGCCTAAGGAGCGGCGCGGGGCTGCCGCCGGGCCGGGGGCCCTGCTGGGGGCGGGCACCGCCACGGGTACGGATGGCAGGGCCGGCGGCGCCGAGCTCGACCGCCTCGAGCGGCCCAAGGACAAGAAGGAGACGCTCAGCAAG GTGGTGATCCGCCGGCTGCCGCCCAGCCTGAcaaaggagcagctggaggagcacctgcagcccctgcccgaGCACGACTACTTCGAGTTCTTCGCCAACGACTCCAG CTTGTACCCGCACATGTTCTCCAGAGCCTACATCAACTTCAAAAACCAGGAAGACATAGTCCTCTTCAGGGACCGCTTTGACGGCTATGTTTTTGTCGATCACAAAG GTCAGGAATATGCTGCCATAGTTGAGTTTGCACCTTTCCAAAAAGCTGCaaaaaagaagagtaagaaaaaggatGCCAAAACTGGAACTATTGAAGATG ATCCAGAGTACAAGAAGTTTTTGGAAAGTTACAGTGCAGATGATGAAAAATTAACCTCCACTCCTGAAACTTTGCTGGAGGAGATAGAGGCAAGAAACAAAGAGCTAATAG cTAAAAAGACTACTCCTTTATTGAActtcttgaaaaataaacag agattgagagaagaaaaaagagaggagaggaggaggagagaattggaaagaaaaagacaaagagaagaagaaagaagaaaatggaaagaggaggagagaaggaagagaaaagaagcagaaaaactgaagaaagtaGACAGATgcccagaaaaagaaagagacagatCAAAAGAAGAACCAAAGATTAAG ctaCTTAAGAAGcctgaaaaagatgaaaaagacttggagaaaaaagaaaaatccaagaaactggaaaaagaggctctgagggaggaaaaaaatgcgaGTAGTGCATCTGCCAAACGATCTGATGGGGAGACAAaagaagagaaggcaaaaaa ATCAGAAGATGAGTATGTAAAGGACTACAGGGACCGAGATAGAGATTTTGAAAGAGACAGAGAATATGAGAGAGCACAGAGGGAGAAACTGAGACGCCAAGAAGAGGAGCGTCGGAGGCAGAAAGAGCGCTTTGAGAAAGAGAAGGTTtttagaagaaaagaggaagaggtgaaaaaggagagagacttactcagagaaaagggaaagaaaagtgatCTTACAGACTTTACCAGCAGCACGGACAAATCTGAGAAAGTAACCAAAGACGATAAAAAAGAGGATACAATTAAGAGGGATCGTATCAGAAACAAG GATCGTCCAGCTATGCAGCTGTACCAACCAGGAGCCCGAAGCCGAAGCAGATTGTGTCAGTATGAAGACAGTGCTGCAAAGCCCACAGATCAGGGAGCAGATAAGAAACAAGAGAGTGAGACCAGTACCACGAAGGAAGAGGAGTGA
- the UPF3B gene encoding regulator of nonsense transcripts 3B isoform X2, with product MKEDKENARPKERRGAAAGPGALLGAGTATGTDGRAGGAELDRLERPKDKKETLSKVVIRRLPPSLTKEQLEEHLQPLPEHDYFEFFANDSSLYPHMFSRAYINFKNQEDIVLFRDRFDGYVFVDHKGQEYAAIVEFAPFQKAAKKKSKKKDAKTGTIEDDPEYKKFLESYSADDEKLTSTPETLLEEIEARNKELIAKKTTPLLNFLKNKQRLREEKREERRRRELERKRQREEERRKWKEEERRKRKEAEKLKKVDRCPEKERDRSKEEPKIKLLKKPEKDEKDLEKKEKSKKLEKEALREEKNASSASAKRSDGETKEEKAKKIVQLCSCTNQEPEAEADCVSMKTVLQSPQIREQIRNKRVRPVPRRKRSD from the exons ATGAAGGAGGACAAGGAGAACGCCAGGCCTAAGGAGCGGCGCGGGGCTGCCGCCGGGCCGGGGGCCCTGCTGGGGGCGGGCACCGCCACGGGTACGGATGGCAGGGCCGGCGGCGCCGAGCTCGACCGCCTCGAGCGGCCCAAGGACAAGAAGGAGACGCTCAGCAAG GTGGTGATCCGCCGGCTGCCGCCCAGCCTGAcaaaggagcagctggaggagcacctgcagcccctgcccgaGCACGACTACTTCGAGTTCTTCGCCAACGACTCCAG CTTGTACCCGCACATGTTCTCCAGAGCCTACATCAACTTCAAAAACCAGGAAGACATAGTCCTCTTCAGGGACCGCTTTGACGGCTATGTTTTTGTCGATCACAAAG GTCAGGAATATGCTGCCATAGTTGAGTTTGCACCTTTCCAAAAAGCTGCaaaaaagaagagtaagaaaaaggatGCCAAAACTGGAACTATTGAAGATG ATCCAGAGTACAAGAAGTTTTTGGAAAGTTACAGTGCAGATGATGAAAAATTAACCTCCACTCCTGAAACTTTGCTGGAGGAGATAGAGGCAAGAAACAAAGAGCTAATAG cTAAAAAGACTACTCCTTTATTGAActtcttgaaaaataaacag agattgagagaagaaaaaagagaggagaggaggaggagagaattggaaagaaaaagacaaagagaagaagaaagaagaaaatggaaagaggaggagagaaggaagagaaaagaagcagaaaaactgaagaaagtaGACAGATgcccagaaaaagaaagagacagatCAAAAGAAGAACCAAAGATTAAG ctaCTTAAGAAGcctgaaaaagatgaaaaagacttggagaaaaaagaaaaatccaagaaactggaaaaagaggctctgagggaggaaaaaaatgcgaGTAGTGCATCTGCCAAACGATCTGATGGGGAGACAAaagaagagaaggcaaaaaa GATCGTCCAGCTATGCAGCTGTACCAACCAGGAGCCCGAAGCCGAAGCAGATTGTGTCAGTATGAAGACAGTGCTGCAAAGCCCACAGATCAGGGAGCAGATAAGAAACAAGAGAGTGAGACCAGTACCACGAAGGAAGAGGAGTGACTAG
- the RPL39 gene encoding large ribosomal subunit protein eL39: MSSHKTFKIKRFLAKKQKQNRPIPQWIRMKTGNKIRYNSKRRHWRRTKLGL, encoded by the exons ATG TCGTCTCacaagaccttcaagatcaagCGCTTCCTGGCcaagaagcagaagcagaacCGGCCCATCCCGCAGTGGATTCGCATGAAAACGGGCAATAAGATCAG GTACAACTCCAAAAGGAGACACTGGAGAAGGACCAAACTGGGCTTGTAG
- the SOWAHD gene encoding ankyrin repeat domain-containing protein SOWAHD yields the protein MAGQERDQGSVGQGESGITRTFASLKATQPQTGSLARRSHLWPAATGSRERFHPLQKTDTNRSISQGSQGPGSWGRTAGRLSVGPGSTRRKELKEILLQSNSPGSTKRLSTTQKMFNSSSLLAGPHQEQKSEQSPEVLSLALDPLEHEWLLTVAQGDADNIVRLLDLDPSLLTRKDFVTGFTALHWLAKHGHHESFIQVISHAQKKGYAVNVNIPTASGGLTPLHLAALQGHELLIKVLVGAYGADTSRRDHNGRKAWQYLRADTPRELKELAGALEEDLVQLSSHNTNNNCKSSREARAGQDCVDSGAEGKAQRSWGLSTLRDFVRQTFAFFQER from the coding sequence ATGGCCGGGCAGGAGCGGGATCAGGGCTCGGTGGGGCAGGGGGAATCTGGCATCACCCGGACATTTGCCTCCCTGAAAGCCACCCAGCCCCAAACAGGGAGCCTAGCCCGCAGATCCCATCTCTGGCCAGCTGCCACAGGGAGCAGGGAGCGCTTCCATCCGCTGCAGAAGACAGACACCAATAGGAGCATCAGCCAGGGCAGCCAGGGCCCAGGGAGCTGGGGTAGGACAGCAGGCAGGCTCTCCGTCGGCCCCGGCAGTACCCGGAGGAAGGAGCTGAAGGAAATCCTCCTGCAGAGCAACAGCCCTGGCAGCACCAAGCGGCTTTCCACCACTCAGAAGATGTTCAACAGCAGCAGTCTCCTTGCAGGGCCACACCAAGAGCAGAAGTCCGAGCAGAGCCCTGAGGTGCTGTCCCTTGCCTTGGATCCCCTGGAGCACGAGTGGCTGCTGACGGTGGCCCAGGGCGATGCGGACAACATCGTCCGGCTGCTGGACTTGGATCCCAGCCTGCTGACCAGAAAAGACTTTGTGACGGGCTTCACCGCTCTCCACTGGCTTGCCAAGCACGGCCACCATGAGAGCTTCATCCAGGTCATCTCCCACGCCCAGAAGAAGGGCTATGCAGTCAACGTGAACATCCCCACGGCCAGCGGCGGGCTCACCCCCTTGCACCTGGCCGCCTTGCAGGGGCACGAGCTGCTCATCAAAGTGCTGGTGGGAGCTTATGGGGCAGACACCAGCCGCAGGGACCACAATGGGCGCAAGGCTTGGCAGTACCTGAGGGCAGACACCCCCAgggagctgaaggagctggcgGGGGCCTTGGAGGAGGACTTGGTCCAGCTGAGCTCTCACAACACCAACAACAACTGTAAGTCATccagagaggccagggcagggcaggactGTGTGGACTCGGGGGCTGAGGGGAAAGCCCAGCGCTCCTGGGGGCTGTCGACCCTCCGGGACTTTGTCAGacagacatttgctttcttccaagAGCGCTGA